CAAATTTAGAAAACAAAGCGTCTTCCTTATATTTAGAGCCTGGATAATCAATCAAAAAATTATCTATAGCGACAATTGATGCGTTATAATTGCGTGTGTATTCACCAATAGTATTGTACTGATTAGCAATTTCGAAAGCTTTACGTTCTAACTTCTCGGTCATATTTTCCATAAGCTGGTTTGCTTCAGCAATTTGCTCTGAATCCGGATAAGCATCAATAAAAGCTTGCAAAGTTTCAATCGCTAAATACGTATCACTTTGATCTTGAGAATAAACAGGAGAAACAAGCGTATATGCTTTACCACGTAAAAACATAGCTTCTTCTCGCTTTTCTGAAGTTGGATATCCGTTAATGAACGATTTGAATTGCTCGGCAGCTAAATAATACTGTTTCGTTTCGTAGTATGCTTTTGAAAGTCTGTAAAATAAAGCTTCACCCGATGGCCTACCGCGATATGTGCCTGTAACTTGCTCATACAAACGTATGGCTTTGTTGTACTTCCCTTTGTTAAAAAGTTCGGTACCTAACTCATATTTTTTAGCCTTGTCTTCAGATTTTAGCGTTTTTTGGTATTGACTACAAGAGCTTAAAACAGCAGTTATAGATAAAGCAATTATATATTTTTTCATAAATTTTTATACAACACGCATCGCTGGTCAAAATGCGAATGCAAAATTAAATATTTTTAATGGATAAATAAAATAAATTATTAGGCTTGCGCTGAATTTGCAGCATTTGTTTGTCCTGAAAAAGTTTTCATATCATTATCAAACAAATAAAGCCCACCTTTATCATCACCAATTAAATTAATTTTATCTAAAATTGTACGTGCAGTAGCTTCTTCTTCAATTTGTTCAGAAACATACCATTGTAAAAAGTTATGAGTTGCATAATCTTTTTCTTGTAATGAAATATGTACCAATTCGTTAATGCATTTAGATACATAAACCTCGTGCTCAAACAATTGTGTAAAAAGCGTTTTGAATGACGAATGATCTAATTCTGGCTTAGAAACAGCTGGTATTACAGCTTCGCCACCACGTTGGTTTACGTATTTTATAAGTTTTAACATATGCAAACGTTCTTCATCTGCTTGTTTGTACATAAAAGTTGCAATCCCTTCAAACCCTTTAACTTCGGCCCATGATGCCATGGCTAAATATATTTGAGAAGAATCTCCTTCTACACGGATTTGATTATTTAAAGCGGTTTCGACTGATTTTCCTAACATATTTATTTAGTTTTTAACTTAAAGCTTCTAAGATATAATATTTTTTGTAAAATTGGCTAATCTTTTTGCCAAATCATCGTTTACGTTTACTAAAGGCAAACGCACCGTATTTTCGCAAAGGTTTAACGCTTTAAAAATTTCTTTAATACCGGCAGGGTTACCTTGCTCAAAAATCATATCAATAGAATCTGCAATTTGGTAATGTAACGCGTAAGCGTCGGCAACTTTATGTAGCAAACCTAAACGAACCATTTCCGAAAATTGTTTTGGGTAGCCCTCACCTATTACCGAAATAACACCGGCACCACCAGCTAAAACCATTGGTAAAGTAATCATATCATCACCAGAAATAACTAAAAAACCTTCGGGTTTGTGTTGAATTATTTTCATGGCTTGAACCAAATCACCAGCTGCTTCTTTAATAGCAATAATATTTTTTACATCATTTGCTAAACGAATTACCGTTGCTGGTAAAACATTAGAACCGGTACGTCCTGGAACGTTGTAAATAATTACCGGAACTGGAGAATTTTCGCCGATTGCTTTAAAATGTTGGTAAATTCCTTCTTGCGTTGGTTTGTTGTAATAAGGCGATACCGAAAGAATAGCATCAATCCCTTCAAAATTGCGTGTTTTTAATTCGTTTACAACTTCGGCTGTATTATTTCCTCCAACACCTAAAACTACGGGTAAACGTTTGTTATTTGCTTGTAAAACGGTTTTAATAACCAATTCTTTTTCTTCAGCTGTTAAAGTTGCTGATTCTGCAGTAGTTCCTAAAACTACTAAATATTCAACACCACCGTCAATAACGTGGTTTACAATGCGTACTAAAGCTTCTGTATCTACAGAAAAATCCTTTTTAAAAGGCGTTACTAATGCAACACCGGTTCCTACAAACTTTTGCATGTTAAGATATAAGGTTAAATGATTTTAAAATTTTTTGTAATGCGGGTAATTGATCCGCATAAGTTGCTGTGGAGCTAATCAAAGATACATCAAAAATATCATTACGTTGGTCAGTAATTTCAAATTTATACGATGCCGGAACTCCATTTATAATTTTATTAACATATTTATTTGATGGCGAAAAACAGATACAAAGCTTATATTCTTGTTTTAAAAGTGCTTTAGTTTGCGTATTAATAAGTTGCGCTTTCCAATTAAAGGATTTTTGCGTGATGTAATTCGGATTAGATGCATCTTCCTCTTTTTTATCGGCATCAAAATACACAAAGGTAACCGTGTAGTTTTTTAAAATCGAATTTTTTAATTCGGTTTCTAATTGTTGTAGATTAGTTATAGCATAAACGTTTAAAACCACCAAAACAGCCTTATTAGAAGCAGGAATAACATGCTTTTTTTTTCTTATATTTTTTTTTAGAAAAAAATTCTTCGTTACATTCAAAAACATAGTAATTTTGATGATTATAAAATGATTCTTTTAATTATGGCAAAATTAGTAAAGTACAACCGTTTGTTTGCAATAAATTTTAGTTTATTAGCAAGTTTAGCAATTTCTGGTTGTGCCCAACAAAGTTTTCAAACCACGGGCATTGAAGCAAAAAACATTCCAATTAATTCAGATTATTCAGAAAATGCTGAAATTTTAGAATTTATTGCTCCTTACAAAAACAAAATTGATACGGATATGAACACCGTTTTAACCCATGCAAGCGTTGTTTACGACAAAGCTAACGGAAAATGGCAAACAAATATTGGTGATTTATTTGCTGTTTTTGTTGAAGAAGCCGGAAACCCAATTTACAAAGCACGCACAGGAAACGAAATTGACATGTGTTTGTTAAACCACGGCGGTATTCGTGCTATAATTCCGGCTGGTGAAGTTAAGATGCGAAATGCTTTTGAAGTCATGCCGTTTGAAAACAGCTTGTATGTAGCCGAATTAAAAGGCGAAACCATTTATAAAATGGTTGAATATTTGCTACGTGAACAAAAACCGCATCCGTTACATAACATTCAAATTGTTGTAGATCAGCAAACCAATCAGCCTAAATCAATTAAAATAAAAGGAGTTGAAGTTGAAAAAGATAAAATTTATCACGTGGCAACCAACGATTATTTAGTAAACGGCGGCGATTACATGGTTTTCTTTAACGATGCGGTGCAAAAACACGATTTAAACTACAAACTGCGAGATATAACTATTGATTATTTTAAAAAAGTTGATACGTTACCAGTAATTAAGCAATCTATTTTTATTTTTGAATAGTTATGAAAAGAAGAAATTTTATTAAAAATACCTTAGCAACTTCTGCCCTATTATCTTTGGGCGGTATATCTTTAAGCAGCTTTACTGATAAAAAACCTAAAAAAATAACCATATTACATACCAACGACACGCACAGTCATATTGAAGCTTTTCCGGCAGATCATCCATTAAACCCGAATATGGGCGGCGTTGCTCGTCGAGCAACTTTGGTTTCTAAAATCCGTGAAGAAGAAGATAATGTTTTGTTATTAGATGCTGGAGATATGTTTCAGGGTACGCCCTATTTTAATTACTACGGCGGAGAATTAGAATTTAAGCTAATGAACATGTTGGGTTATGATGTAGCAACCATTGGCAACCATGAATTTGATAATGGATTAGAAGGTATTTTAGCACAATTACCTAACGCTCAGTTTGATATTGTAAACGCGAATTACGATTTTTCGAATACTATTTTAAAAGGCATGATTAAACCTTATAAAGTTATTGAAAAAGATGGTGTTAGAATTGGTGTTTTTGGATTAGGAATTGAATTAGAAGGTTTAGTAGATAAGAAAAGCTTTGGAGAAACTATTTATTTAGATCCGATTGAAGTTGCTACAACCATTACCAATACATTACGCAACGAAGAAAATTGTGATGTAGTTATATGCCTTTCGCATTTAGGTTTTAAATTTAATAACGAACCCGATAAAATTTGTGATTTAATTTTAGCCGAACAAACCGAGGGTATTGATGTTATTATTGGCGGACATACTCATACGTTTTTAGACAAACCTGTGATTAAAAAGAATAAAGTAGGCAAAGAGGTTTTAGTAAACCAAGTTGGAGCTTACGGCATAAACCTTGGTAAAATTGATTTGTATTTAGACGATACCAATAAAAAAATTGGCCATGAAGGCATTAGCATAAAGATATAAAAAAAGAAGAAGCGGTTTTTAAACCGCTTCTTCTTTTTTATTATTTATTAAGTAATAATTTATCAGAAAAAAGTAAAAAATACTTTGTGTTATTAAAGACCAGAAATATAACGATTCTATTTCAACGTAATAAATTTGACACACGTAAATAAAGCTAGAACAAATCATCATAAAAATAGCTATTAAAAGTAGCGTTTTTTTCATGGTTCGCTTTAATATAAATGAAACCGTAGTTAAAATAGACATAAGCAGTAATATAACACTTGCAACTAAATACAGCGGTTTATATTCAAAATTTAAAACAAAAATAAAATCGATAAACTGAAAGTAAATAAACAGATATATAAAAACAATTCCTACAATATTGTAAACTTTCTTTTTAGTTATCAGTTCCTTATTATCTTCTTTTAACATTTTAACAATGCTAAATAATATAACTATAAAACTTAAAATATAAAGGCAAATAACCCAACTTAAAGAATTTTCTGGCTTTGTTATTAATACAATATCAGCCGAAAAAAAAATTAAAAACAAAAAAACAACAAAGTTTTCTGGAGCTTTACAACCTTGAATATAATACAATAAAATTGATGGCACGATTAACGATTTAGAGATTAAAATCAGTAATTCGAGCTGGTAAATTCCGGCTAAAATATAAGTTAAACTAGCAATGCTAAACAAAATTAGCGCCGGATTTTTTTTAAAATCAATTCGTAAGTAATGTATCGAACTCCACTTCACTCAGTATAGGAATATTAAGTTTATTTGCTTTTTCTAATTTAGCTGGCCCCATATTATCTCCAGCAACTACATAATGGGTTTTAGATGAAATAGAGCTTCCAACTTTACCGCCATTTGCTTCAATCACAGCTTTAATTTGATCTCGAGAATACTTGGTAAAAACACCTGAAACTACAAAAGTTTTTCCTGAAAAAACAGTAGATTCTAACACCAATTCTTTTTCAACAATTTCAAATTGCAATCCGTATTGTTTTAAACGCTGAATCAGCAATTTATTATCTGCATCAGCAAAAAATTGCACAACGCTTTCGGCAATACGATCACCAATCTCATCAACTAAAATCAATTCTAAATGCGTGGCTTGCATTAAATTATCAATATTTTTATAATGCTGCGCCAATTTTTTAGCAACCGTTTCACCTACATAACGAATTCCTATTGCAAATAGCACGCGTTCAAAAGGAACTTGTTTTGATTTTTCGATTCCGGTAATTAAATTTTCTGCCGATTTTTCAGCCATTCGCTCTAACGGTAGTACTTGTTCCTTTTTTAATTCATATAAATCCGCATAGCTGGTAACCAAGTTGCTTTTATACAACAAAGCAACAGTTTCGCCACCAAGCCCTTCAATATCCATGGCTTTGCGCGAAATAAAATGCTGAATTCTACCAATTATTTGCGGAGCACATCCGTTGTAATTTGGGCAATAATGCTGGGCTTCACCTTCTTTACGTATTAATTCTGTGTTACATTCCGGACAATGTGTAATGTATATTACCGGAATAGAGAAAATGTCACGTTTTGTAGGGTCTACAACTCCGATAATTTTAGGAATAATTTCGCCTCCTTTTTCTACATAAACTTCGTCACTTAAACGTAAATCTAATTTTTCAATCTGATCGGCATTATGTAATGAGGCACGTTTTACAATAGTTCCAGCCAATTGTACGGGTTTTAAATTAGCAACCGGAGTTATAGCGCCGGTACGCCCAACTTGATAGGTAATAGATTCTAAAATGGTAGAAACTTGTTCTGCCTTAAATTTATAAGCAATAGCCCAACGTGGTGCTTTGGCTGTATAACCTAATTCTTCTTGCTGGTTAAAATTATTTACTTTTACAACAACACCGTCTGTTTCATAAGGTAAATCATGACGTGCAACATCCCAATGTGCAATAAAAGCTAAAACTTCGGCAATCGAATTCGCTAAAATAGAATGTTGCGGTACATTAAAACCCCAGTTTCTGGCTTTTTGCAACGCGGTAAACTGCGAATCGAGTTCGTGATTAATACCTACTGTATTGTAAAGCAAACATTCTAACGGGCGCTTTGCCACTTCGGCACTATCTTGAAGCTTTAAACTACCTGACGCTGTATTTCTTGGATTGGAATACGGTTGCTCACCAATATCTAAAAGCGCTTCGTTCATTTTATTAAACCCGGCGATCGGTAAAACAATTTCGCCTCGAATATCAAATTTTGATGGATAATCGCCATGCAATTGCAGCGGAACAGATGAAATGGTTTTAACGTTTGCCGTTACATCGTCGCCCTGAAAGCCATCTCCACGCGTAACAGCACGTAATAACTTACCATTTTCATAAGTAATACTGATTGATGCACCATCGTATTTTAATTCACAAACATACTGAATAGGCACATTACCAAGCATTTTCTGAATTCGAGCTTCCCAATCTAACAAATCGGCTTCAGAATACGAATTATCTAGCGAATACATGCGATATTCGTGTTCAACCGTTTCAAAATTTTTGGTAACCGCTCCTCCAACACGTTGCGTTGGTGAATTGGGATCAAAAAATTCTGGATTTGCGTTTTCTAAAGCTTGTAATTGTTTTAATTTTTGATCGAAATCAAAGTCAGAAATTACAGGTTGATCTAAAATGTAATACTGATAATTATGTTGGTGTAATTCGGATCTAAGTTGCTGAATCTGCTCTAAAACAGTCATATATAAAAAAATGGTTAAATTAGATTTGTGCTTCTAATTTAACCATTTTTATTCATTTTTTATATACAGCAAGCTGTATTTATTTTTCTAGCATATTGTAAACGTCTTGATACAAAGCACCGTCTGACAAAATAGCGCCTTGCTGAATAACTTTAAAAATATCTAAGTTACGTTCGTCATCAAAAACTTTGTTTCCACGATGAATTTCAACAAATTCAGTAAACAAATGATCGCCCAACCATTCCAATCCTGCTTTTGTTAAAAAATCAACATCCGGAACTAATGCTTTTATAATGATGGTGCTCATGTAAACTTCGGTACATTCAAACAAAAAAATATAATTTTTAGCAAAATGTTCTAAATATTTAGCATTTGTTAAAACTCCTTCCCAGATTAAATCTGAAAAAACATCCAATTCTTGTTCGGCAACTTCTGGGCTATTTTTTTTTATAGCATCCCATTCGTTTTTATCTATTTGTTGAGAAGCTAAAAAATTAGAAAACTCCTGATTTAGCTCTTCAAATTGTTCTTTTGTGAGTCTGGTATATTTCATTAATGAAAAATTTTTACAAAGATACAATGTATCTATAAATAAAAAAACCTTCTCGATAAGAGAAGGTTTTATTTTGTATAACTACATAAAAATTAAGCTTGTTCAGCAATAATTTCGTATGGTAATTCAACAATAACATTACGGTGTAAACGAACAGTAGCATTGTATTTACCGATACGTTTGATAACACCAGAAGTGATATATTTTCTTTCGATTGCATGACCGTTAGCTTCTAAAGCTTCAGCAATGTTAGCATTAGTAATAGAACCGAATAATTTTTCACCTCCTGCTTTAGCAGTAATTTTAATATCTAAAGCTTTAATAGCTTCTGCAATTGCAGTAGCATCAGCAATAACTTTAGCTTCTTTGTGCGCTTTTTGCTTTAAGTTTTCAGCTAAAACTTTTTTAGCTGAAGGTGTTGCTAAAATAGCAAATCCTTGAGGGATTAAGTAGTTACGACCGTATCCTGGTTTAACAGTAACTACATCATCTTTAAAACCTAAGTTTTGAACGTCTTGTTTTAAGATAATTTCCATGTTGATGTCCTTTTTAGTGTAGAAGTTAGGTTTAAAAAAAACCAACAACTAAATTTTAATAGATTATTTTAATAAATCTGCCACATATGGCATTAACGCTAAGTGACGTGCTCTTTTAACAGCAACAGAAACTTTACGTTGGTACTTTAATGATGTACCTGTTAAACGACGAGGTAAAATTTTACCTTGCTCGTTAACGAATTTTAATAAGAAATCAGCATCTTTATAATCGATGTATTTGATTCCTGATTTTTTGAAACGGCAATATTTCTTTGCTTTGTTTGTTTCAATGTTTAAAGGCGTTAAATATCTAATATCTCCGTCTTTTTTACCTTTTGCAGATTGCTCAATTGATGACATGATAATTACGCTTTTTTAGTTTTTAATTTCTCTCTTCTTCTTTCAGCCCAAGCAATAGCGTCTTTGTCTAATGCTACAGTTAAGAAACGCATAACGCGCTCGTCGCGACGGAATTCAGTTTCTAAATTGATAAGCGCATCTCCTGGCGCTTTGAACTCAAATAAGTGATAAAAACCACTTTTTTTGTGTTGAATTTCGTAAGCTAATTTTTTTAAGCCCCAATCTTCTTTAGATACCATTTGAGCCCCTTTAGAAGCAAGAAATTCTTCGAATTTTGCTACTGTTTCCTTTACCTGAGTTTCAGATAAAACGGGATTCAAAATGAAAACAGTTTCATAATGATTCATAATACTAAACTTTTAATGTTTTTATAATCGGGTGCAAATATAAAGCTTTTTTCTAAGTATTAAAATTTTTCGCACAATAAATCGTTGTAAAAATTATTTTCTTAAAAACATACTAAAGTACTACGTTTTTTGTTTATATTGTATTGATATTATTACTATTAACAAACCCATTCACCATGAAAATTAACTGTATTGTTGTTGATGACAGTAATGTTCAGCGACAAACCATAGTACGCCTAGTAAACGACAATCCTAATTTAACGTTAATTGGGGAGTTTTCTAACGCGTTAGAAGCCAAGAACTGCATCTCAAACCAAGATGTACATTTGGTGTTTTTAGATATTGAAATGCCAATTATTAATGGTTTTGATTTATTAGACGGATTAAAAGTAAAACCACAAGTTATTTTTATTACCTCTAAAGCAGAGTATGCTGTTAAAGCTTTTGATTATTCGGCAACAGATTATTTACAAAAACCTTTTAGCAGAGAGCGTTTTAACCAAGCGGTTAAAAAAGCTTTGGGCTTAATATCGTTAAGTAAAGAAAATTCTGACGAGGAGAATCCTTTTATATTTATTAAAAGTAATTTAAAGAAACTAAAACTTTACATTTCTAGAATTAAATGGATTGAAGCTTATGGCGATTATGTAAAAATTATTACAGATACTGAAAATCATTTGGTTTTAGCTACTATGAAATCATTTGAACAAGAATTGCCTAATGAAAAGTTTATTCGTGTACATAAATCATTTATTGTAAACGTAGATAAAATAGACAAGTTTAATAGCAAATTTGCAGAGATTGGCGCATCTAAAATTCCGTTAAGCCGTAATAAAAAAGACGAGCTTTTTAGATTTATAGAAAACCTATCTTAATAAAAATCTACATTTAAGCTGATTTTTATACTTCGATATTCGGAAATGCTATCAAAACTTTGCAAGGTACGTTGCAAAGTTTTTTTTGTGTTGCCTAAATGCTCTTTATTTGAAATTTTAAAAAGAATGGTACGTATGTACTCATTTTTAATTTTATTAACCGCAGGTTCTTCAGGTCCTAATATTTGAAAATTCGGAAACTGCTGCATTAAAGCATTGTACAACCAAAACGAGCCCGATTTAAGCTTTTGCACATCTTTATGCTTTAAGGTTATTTTAATTAGCCTATAAAATGGTGGATATTTAAAGTTAGATCGCTCGTACAGCTGTTCTTTATACATGCCCAAATAGTCATTATTACAAACTTGCTGAATAACATTATGGTAAGGATTATAGGTTTGTATCATTACCAAACCTTTTTTATCGGCACGTCCTGCCCTACCTGCAACCTGAACCAATAACTGAAAAGCGCGCTCGTGCGATCTGAAATCTGGAATATGTAGCATATTGTCTGCATTAGGCACACAAACCAAAGTTACATTATCAAAATGCAAACCTTTAGCTAACATTTGGGTACCAACTAAAACATCAATTTCTTTATTTTTAAATTGATCTAACATTTTCTCGAATGCATTTTTACCTCGTGTTGTATCTTGATCCATACGAGCAATTTTAATGTTCGGAAAAAATTCAAGCAATTCAGATTCGATTTGCTCGGTACCAAAACCTTTAGTATTTACATCGGTTGCATGGCATTTTACACAGCGTTTAACAAACGATTCGGTATGTCCGCAGTAATTACATCTTAAATTACCCGAAAACTTATAATACGTTAAGCTTACATCGCAGTTTACGCAATGCGGCACATTGCCACAAGCATTACATTCTACATACGGCGAATAACCACGGCGATTTTGCAAAACAATAACCTGTTCGCCTAAAGCCAATTTATCACGAATGGCATCAATCATTTTATCACTAAAATGACCAATCATTTGCTTGCGTTTGTATTTTTCAGTTAAGTCAATCAGTTCAATATCAGGCAAAACAACATTGTTAAAACGTTTAGTTAACTCAACCTTTCCGTATTTTTTTTGCACGGTATTGTAATACGTTTCTAAACTTGGCGTTGCCGAACCTAACAAAACTTTTGCCTGGTGAATATGAGCCAACATAATAGCCGTATCGCGCGCGTGATAACGCGGCGCAGGATCAAATTGTTTATAGGTTTGCTCGTGTTCTTCGTCAATCACTATCAACCCTAAATTAGAAAAAGGTAAAAATATAGCTGAACGCGCGCCAATAACAACTTTAGCTTTTGGAGATTGTTCTAAAACTTGCTGCCAAACTTCGGCCCTTTCGTTATTGGAATATTTGGAATGATATACCGCAACATCGTTACCGAAATAAGCAGTTAAACGGCTAACCAATTGCGTGGTTAAAGCAATTTCGGGCAACAAAAATAAAATTTGTTTATTTTGAGCAAGATATTGTTCGATTAACTTGATGTAAATTTCGGTTTTACCCGATGCAGTTACACCGTGCAATAAAGTTGTTGTATGATCTGAAAACGATTCTTGAATTTGATTCAACGCAATGGTTTGTGCTTTAGACAAATTAATTTGGGTTTGAACTGCAGCATCAAAAACAACACGGTCTTGATTTTCAAAATATTCTTCGAATATATTTTTGGTTACCATGGTACGCAAAACCGCGCTTGACGTTTGACTTTTTTCTATTAAATCTTTAGCTAAAACTTGTTTGTTGGTTGCAATTAATTGATAATAAGCCAAAACCAATTGGCGCTGTTTTTCTGAACGATTAAGCATGGCTAACAAATTAGCTAATCCGGCTTTATCGTTGGCAAATTCAGCTGCCAATTGAATATATTTAAGTTGTTTAGGCTTGTATTTTTCTACCACGGTTTCGGCCAGCGTAATAACTTGCTTTTCTAAAAGCGATTGAACGGGTTTAAAAACATCTTTTTTATTTAAAATTTGCTGAATTTCTGTAATTTTTAAAGATGCTTGTTGTTCTAACGCTTGAACAATTAGATATTCGTTATCGGTTAAATTTTCGATCGAAATTTGTTCTTCTGCATTTATTTGCACCACAGTTTCGCTTTGTAATAAAAAAACAGATGGTACTGCGGCTGTAAAAACATCGCCAATATTACACATATAATACGCGGCAATAAATTGCCAAAGTTGCAATTGCTGTGGGGTTACAAGCGGTTTCTCGTCAAGAATTAAAAAAATATCTTTTGCCTCATATTTTTGTAGTGCGTTTTGATGCTTGGCCGTTACCAAAGCGGTGTAATATTTATTTTTACCAAACGGAACCATAACGCGAAAGCCGGAATCTAAAAATTCAAATTCTGCTAAAGTTACTTGATATGTAAATGTTTGTGGTAAAGATAAAGGAATGATTACATCTATAAAAAACGACATGAGGCAATTGTATTTATACAAATATCGTAGAAAAAAAAAACACTTCCTAATTAAGTTAGAAAGTGTTTTTTTTATGTTTACTTGCTTATTTAACGCGTGTCCAATATTGCGTACGGCCAGCGAATGACATACCAATATATCCGCGAACATCAAGCTTATCTGCGTTATCTTTATTTAGTTTTATGATGCAGCTGTATTCTTTACCATTGGTTGGATCTAAAATTTTTCCGCCAGAATATTCGGCCCCATCTTTATCCATATTTTTAATAATGGTTAATCCTTCTAGCTTTTTACCTTTATCTGCACCTTTACATTCGGTACAAACGTTATTTTTTTTAGCCGGATTTAAAACTTCAATAATTTTACCTTGTAGCTTACCATTTACTTCGGTAATTTCTACAATAGATTTTGCTTCGCCCGTTTTATCATCAAATGTTTTCCATTTTCCTGCAACAGATTGTGCAAAACCAACAGCTGTGCAAGCAACTGCAAACGTTAAGGTTACTAATAATTTTTTCATAGTTTTAGTTTGTTTGTTAATTTACGAATCTAATTTTGTGGTTTGTTTAGAAATACGATAACTATTAATAGATGCATTTACCTCAAAACCTAATAGGATAATAATACTAATAATCCAAATATATATCATTAATACTAATATTGCACCTATTGAACCATAAAATTCATTATATCTTGCAAATTTTGTTACATAAATACCAAAACCATAAGAACCTAAAACCATTAATGCTGTTGAAAATAACGAACCTGCGTTAAAAAACGGCAAATATTTGGTATGCTTGGTTCCGAATTTTAAAATTAATGAGTTTACAACCAAAATTAAAAACAGCAAAATTGAATAACGCGAAACTTGAATTACATACAATTCATCTATTGGGATAGATTCTGAAAAATGATGCACAAAATATTCGGTTACTACAATTGCAGCTACTGCCACAATTAAAATAGCACTGATAACCAATGACAAAACAACCGCAACAAAATATTGCCTTAAGAACGACCGATTAGAACTTAACTGACTAATATGATATGAGGATTGAAATCCACCCAAAATGGCATTAATACCATTTGCCATTAAAATAATTGACAGAAAAAATCCGGACGAAATTAAACTGCGATGGCTGTTGTTTAAAATATCTTTTATTACACCTTCAATTGCACCAAAGGTGGTTGGCGGAACATTATCGGCAATAAAATCTAAAAAGTTTTGCTGAAAACCTTCCAAAGGCACAAAAGGCAATAAGTTTAAAATAAATAAAATAAACGGAAACATAGCCATAAAGAAACTAAAAGCTACAGATCCAGCCCGATATGAAAAGGCACCCCTAAAAATTCCGGTTAAATAGATTTGAAAAAAACGATAAATAGAAAGCCCTTTTAGCCCAGGAAAATAAATAGAATTTAGAAAGCGAATTGCTTTTCTGACCCAAGTGTATTTTAAGATTTTTCTATTTTTATTTTCAAACATTATTTACATTGCTTTTAAACTAAAATCCATATTAGAAACCGAATGCGTTAAAGCACCGCTGGAAATGTAATTAACCCCACATAAGGCATAATCACGAATTGTTGTTTCGTTTATTCCTCCAG
This genomic window from Flavobacterium agricola contains:
- a CDS encoding outer membrane protein assembly factor BamD; protein product: MKKYIIALSITAVLSSCSQYQKTLKSEDKAKKYELGTELFNKGKYNKAIRLYEQVTGTYRGRPSGEALFYRLSKAYYETKQYYLAAEQFKSFINGYPTSEKREEAMFLRGKAYTLVSPVYSQDQSDTYLAIETLQAFIDAYPDSEQIAEANQLMENMTEKLERKAFEIANQYNTIGEYTRNYNASIVAIDNFLIDYPGSKYKEDALFSKFDSLYKLAINSVEDKKEERLRKAADAYNAFIESYTDSKYKNKADNMIETVNNELEKYSN
- a CDS encoding bifunctional metallophosphatase/5'-nucleotidase, producing MKRRNFIKNTLATSALLSLGGISLSSFTDKKPKKITILHTNDTHSHIEAFPADHPLNPNMGGVARRATLVSKIREEEDNVLLLDAGDMFQGTPYFNYYGGELEFKLMNMLGYDVATIGNHEFDNGLEGILAQLPNAQFDIVNANYDFSNTILKGMIKPYKVIEKDGVRIGVFGLGIELEGLVDKKSFGETIYLDPIEVATTITNTLRNEENCDVVICLSHLGFKFNNEPDKICDLILAEQTEGIDVIIGGHTHTFLDKPVIKKNKVGKEVLVNQVGAYGINLGKIDLYLDDTNKKIGHEGISIKI
- a CDS encoding ferritin; this encodes MLGKSVETALNNQIRVEGDSSQIYLAMASWAEVKGFEGIATFMYKQADEERLHMLKLIKYVNQRGGEAVIPAVSKPELDHSSFKTLFTQLFEHEVYVSKCINELVHISLQEKDYATHNFLQWYVSEQIEEEATARTILDKINLIGDDKGGLYLFDNDMKTFSGQTNAANSAQA
- the dapA gene encoding 4-hydroxy-tetrahydrodipicolinate synthase, with protein sequence MQKFVGTGVALVTPFKKDFSVDTEALVRIVNHVIDGGVEYLVVLGTTAESATLTAEEKELVIKTVLQANNKRLPVVLGVGGNNTAEVVNELKTRNFEGIDAILSVSPYYNKPTQEGIYQHFKAIGENSPVPVIIYNVPGRTGSNVLPATVIRLANDVKNIIAIKEAAGDLVQAMKIIQHKPEGFLVISGDDMITLPMVLAGGAGVISVIGEGYPKQFSEMVRLGLLHKVADAYALHYQIADSIDMIFEQGNPAGIKEIFKALNLCENTVRLPLVNVNDDLAKRLANFTKNIIS
- a CDS encoding DUF6913 domain-containing protein; the protein is MNVTKNFFLKKNIRKKKHVIPASNKAVLVVLNVYAITNLQQLETELKNSILKNYTVTFVYFDADKKEEDASNPNYITQKSFNWKAQLINTQTKALLKQEYKLCICFSPSNKYVNKIINGVPASYKFEITDQRNDIFDVSLISSTATYADQLPALQKILKSFNLIS
- a CDS encoding 5'-nucleotidase C-terminal domain-containing protein; this encodes MAKLVKYNRLFAINFSLLASLAISGCAQQSFQTTGIEAKNIPINSDYSENAEILEFIAPYKNKIDTDMNTVLTHASVVYDKANGKWQTNIGDLFAVFVEEAGNPIYKARTGNEIDMCLLNHGGIRAIIPAGEVKMRNAFEVMPFENSLYVAELKGETIYKMVEYLLREQKPHPLHNIQIVVDQQTNQPKSIKIKGVEVEKDKIYHVATNDYLVNGGDYMVFFNDAVQKHDLNYKLRDITIDYFKKVDTLPVIKQSIFIFE